The Paracoccus sp. MC1862 genome includes a window with the following:
- a CDS encoding enoyl-ACP reductase codes for MALLQGKRALVMGVANERSIAWGIAQALAAQGAELAFTYQGEGFGKRVQPLAESLGSDILLDVDVTDDASLDAAFGALGERWGRLDILVHAIAFSNKDELTGRFVDTSRANFKQSLDISCYSLIEVARRSLPLMTDGGTILTLTYAGSNRVTPFYNVMGVAKAALESAVRYLANDLGPQGIRVNAISPGPMKTLAGAAIGGARKTYRHTEANAPLRHNATLEAIGGTAVWLASDWGTCTTGEVVMVDSGYHVLGMPQSENI; via the coding sequence ATGGCCCTGCTGCAAGGCAAGCGCGCGCTGGTGATGGGCGTCGCGAACGAGCGTTCCATCGCCTGGGGGATCGCGCAGGCGCTGGCCGCGCAGGGGGCGGAGCTGGCCTTCACCTATCAGGGCGAGGGTTTTGGCAAGCGGGTCCAGCCCTTGGCGGAATCGCTCGGGTCCGACATCCTGCTGGACGTGGACGTGACCGACGACGCCTCGCTGGACGCGGCTTTCGGGGCTTTGGGGGAACGCTGGGGGCGGCTGGACATCCTGGTCCACGCCATCGCCTTTTCCAACAAGGACGAGCTGACCGGCCGTTTCGTCGATACCAGCCGGGCGAACTTCAAGCAGTCGCTCGACATCTCCTGCTATTCGTTGATCGAGGTCGCCCGCCGGTCCCTGCCCCTGATGACCGATGGCGGCACGATCCTGACCCTGACCTATGCCGGCTCGAACCGGGTGACGCCCTTCTACAACGTCATGGGCGTGGCCAAGGCGGCGCTGGAATCGGCTGTGCGCTATCTTGCCAACGACCTCGGCCCGCAGGGCATCCGGGTGAACGCGATCAGCCCCGGCCCAATGAAGACCCTGGCAGGCGCAGCCATCGGCGGCGCGCGCAAGACCTATCGCCACACCGAGGCCAATGCGCCGCTGCGTCATAATGCGACGCTTGAGGCGATCGGCGGCACGGCGGTGTGGCTGGCCTCGGACTGGGGCACCTGCACCACCGGCGAGGTGGTGATGGTCGACAGCGGCTATCACGTCCTCGGGATGCCCCAGTCCGAGAATATCTGA
- the infC gene encoding translation initiation factor IF-3, with translation MARRPHNAPPTRDTGPRTNDRIRVPEIRLIGADGENVGVVTPARGMALAQEAGLDLVEISPNAVPPVCKIMDLGKFKYEQQKREAEARKKQKTIEVKEIKFRPGTDDHDYDVKMRSVKRFLEEGDKVKVTLRFRGREMAHQNLGMELLNRVRDEVGEAGKVESMPKLEGRQMVMMIAPR, from the coding sequence ATAGCCCGCAGACCCCACAACGCTCCGCCCACCCGTGACACCGGACCGCGCACGAATGATCGCATCCGGGTGCCTGAAATCCGCCTTATCGGCGCCGACGGGGAAAACGTCGGAGTGGTGACACCCGCCCGTGGCATGGCGCTTGCCCAGGAAGCGGGGCTCGACCTTGTCGAGATCTCGCCCAACGCCGTCCCGCCGGTCTGCAAGATCATGGACCTTGGCAAGTTCAAGTATGAGCAGCAGAAGCGCGAGGCCGAGGCGCGCAAGAAGCAGAAGACGATCGAGGTCAAGGAAATCAAGTTCCGCCCCGGAACAGATGACCATGACTATGACGTCAAGATGCGGTCGGTGAAGCGGTTCCTTGAGGAAGGCGACAAGGTCAAGGTGACCCTGCGCTTTCGTGGGCGCGAGATGGCCCACCAGAACCTTGGCATGGAACTGCTGAATCGCGTCCGCGACGAGGTGGGCGAGGCCGGCAAGGTCGAATCCATGCCCAAGCTGGAAGGCCGGCAGATGGTGATGATGATCGCGCCGCGCTGA
- the fabB gene encoding beta-ketoacyl-ACP synthase I, producing the protein MRRVVITGLGIVSPIGNNATEVTDSLRAGRSGIVFSPEYAEHGFRSQVEGRPTIDIAAHVDKRDLRFMGEGAAWNFIAMQQAVEDSGLEPGDVSNPRTGLVMGSGGPSTSNFFNAHKIVIEKGAPKRMGPFMVTRCMSSTNSACLATPFSIKGVNYSITSACSTSAHCIGNGTELIQMGKQDIVFAGGGEELDWTLSCLFDAMGAMSSKYNDAPETASRPFDVTRDGFVIGGGGGVVVLEELEHAKARGAKIYAEVTGYGATSDGYDMVAPSGEGGERSMRLALETLPEGRKIGYVNAHGTSTPVGDVTEIKALRRVFGDDAVPKVSSTKSLTGHSLGATGVHEAIYSLLMMQHGFIAASANVTELDPEIRPEEIATQRIDNVDFDSVLSNSFGFGGTNATLVMSKFRE; encoded by the coding sequence ATGCGCCGCGTCGTCATCACCGGGCTGGGGATCGTCTCGCCCATCGGCAACAATGCCACTGAGGTCACCGACAGCCTGCGCGCGGGCCGGTCAGGCATTGTCTTCTCGCCCGAATACGCCGAACACGGCTTCCGCAGCCAGGTCGAGGGTCGGCCGACCATCGACATCGCCGCCCATGTGGACAAGCGCGACCTGCGCTTCATGGGCGAGGGCGCGGCCTGGAACTTCATCGCCATGCAGCAGGCGGTCGAGGATTCGGGACTGGAACCCGGCGACGTCTCGAATCCGCGCACGGGGCTGGTGATGGGCTCGGGCGGGCCGTCCACGTCCAACTTCTTCAACGCCCACAAGATCGTCATCGAGAAGGGCGCGCCCAAGCGCATGGGGCCGTTCATGGTCACGCGCTGCATGTCCTCGACCAACTCGGCCTGCCTGGCGACGCCGTTTTCCATCAAGGGCGTGAACTACTCGATCACCTCGGCCTGCTCGACCTCGGCGCATTGCATCGGCAACGGGACCGAACTGATCCAGATGGGCAAGCAGGACATCGTCTTCGCGGGCGGCGGCGAGGAACTGGACTGGACGCTTTCGTGCCTGTTCGACGCGATGGGCGCGATGTCGTCGAAATACAACGATGCACCGGAAACCGCCTCGCGTCCCTTCGACGTGACCCGCGACGGCTTCGTCATCGGCGGCGGCGGCGGGGTGGTGGTGCTTGAGGAACTGGAACACGCGAAGGCACGCGGCGCCAAGATCTATGCCGAAGTGACGGGCTACGGCGCGACCTCGGACGGCTATGACATGGTCGCGCCCTCGGGCGAGGGGGGCGAGCGGTCCATGCGGCTGGCGCTGGAAACCCTGCCGGAAGGCCGGAAGATCGGCTATGTGAACGCACATGGAACCTCGACCCCGGTGGGTGACGTGACCGAAATCAAGGCCCTGCGCCGTGTCTTTGGCGACGATGCGGTGCCCAAGGTCAGTTCCACCAAGTCGCTGACCGGCCATTCGCTGGGCGCTACGGGCGTTCACGAGGCGATCTATTCTCTGCTGATGATGCAGCATGGCTTCATCGCCGCATCCGCCAACGTGACCGAACTCGACCCCGAGATCCGGCCCGAGGAAATCGCCACGCAGCGCATCGACAACGTCGATTTCGACAGCGTGCTGTCCAACAGCTTCGGCTTCGGCGGCACCAATGCGACCCTTGTGATGTCGAAGTTCCGGGAGTGA
- a CDS encoding NAD(P)/FAD-dependent oxidoreductase produces the protein MDRVGCIVVGAGVVGLAIARALALRGVEVVIAEKAEAIGTETSSRNSEVIHAGIYYAPGSLKARLCAQGRGILYDYAAAKNVPHRRCGKLIVATSPEQLAVLEGIAGHAASNGVELTLISGAAAMALEPALSCHGALLSPETGIVDSHALMAALLADTEAAGAHLALGTCVTGIEAGQRGFIVETEAAGERFTLAADAVVNAAGLWASQVAQAVQGLDPAHVPVTRYARGSYYAVPGRPAFSRLIYPVPEPGGLGVHLTLDLGGAMRFGPDVEWIDGIDYRVNPGRQAHFESEIRRYWPGLPEGALAPTYCGIRPKISGPGEPAADFRIDGPEAHGIVGLVNLFGIESPGLTSSLAIAEEVAARLDQTPASAAT, from the coding sequence ATGGATCGAGTCGGCTGCATCGTCGTGGGCGCGGGTGTCGTGGGGCTTGCCATTGCGCGGGCTCTGGCGCTGCGCGGGGTCGAGGTCGTCATTGCCGAGAAGGCCGAAGCCATCGGCACCGAGACCAGTTCCCGCAATTCCGAGGTGATCCATGCGGGGATCTACTACGCCCCCGGCAGCCTCAAGGCGCGGCTCTGCGCGCAGGGCAGGGGGATCCTTTACGACTATGCGGCCGCGAAGAACGTGCCTCACCGTCGCTGCGGCAAGCTGATCGTCGCCACCTCGCCCGAGCAACTTGCCGTGCTGGAAGGCATCGCGGGCCACGCGGCGTCGAACGGCGTCGAACTGACGCTGATCTCTGGGGCAGCGGCGATGGCGCTGGAGCCGGCGCTGTCCTGCCACGGGGCGCTTCTGTCGCCGGAAACCGGCATCGTGGACAGCCATGCCCTGATGGCCGCGCTGCTGGCGGATACCGAGGCGGCGGGCGCGCATCTTGCCCTCGGCACCTGCGTGACCGGCATCGAGGCGGGGCAGAGGGGCTTTATCGTCGAGACAGAGGCTGCCGGGGAACGCTTCACCCTCGCCGCCGATGCCGTGGTGAACGCGGCCGGGCTTTGGGCCTCGCAGGTGGCGCAGGCGGTGCAGGGGCTTGATCCGGCCCATGTGCCCGTGACCCGCTATGCGCGCGGCAGCTATTACGCGGTGCCGGGCAGGCCCGCCTTCTCTCGCCTGATCTATCCGGTGCCCGAGCCGGGCGGGCTGGGGGTCCACCTGACGCTGGACCTCGGCGGCGCGATGCGCTTCGGGCCGGATGTCGAGTGGATCGACGGCATCGACTACCGCGTGAACCCCGGCCGTCAAGCGCATTTCGAATCCGAGATCCGCCGCTACTGGCCCGGCCTGCCTGAAGGCGCGCTGGCCCCCACCTATTGCGGCATCCGCCCCAAGATCAGCGGCCCCGGAGAGCCCGCCGCCGATTTCCGAATCGACGGGCCGGAAGCCCATGGCATCGTCGGCCTCGTCAACCTTTTCGGCATCGAAAGCCCCGGCCTGACCTCATCGCTGGCGATCGCCGAGGAGGTCGCGGCGCGTCTGGATCAGACCCCGGCCTCGGCCGCGACCTGA
- a CDS encoding asparaginase, producing MAAVDLIEFWRGGLRESVHRGHAVVWDRGGMVAAWGNPGAVIFPRSSCKMIQALPLLESGAADAAGLGTRQLALACASHSGARMHAQGVRDWLHGLGMAEGDLRCGTHMPWDAAENRRLTCSDEAPCQFHNNCSGKHAGFLTWNRHHKGDVEYHLPEHPLQQAIRAATEEVTGENVAGTGIDGCSAPNFAVSIAGLARAMAGFASPAGDGRGRAMRRLTDAMAMHPELVAGEGRACTDLMRAMGGRVAVKTGAEAVFVAIAPERGLGIALKVTDGGTRGSEAAITALLVHHGLLDANHPAVGKYLTGPIRNWRGTEVAERRLAEGFAGF from the coding sequence ATGGCGGCAGTCGATCTGATCGAATTCTGGCGGGGCGGCCTGCGGGAAAGCGTCCACCGCGGTCATGCGGTCGTCTGGGACCGTGGCGGCATGGTCGCCGCTTGGGGCAACCCCGGGGCGGTGATCTTCCCGCGGTCCTCCTGCAAGATGATCCAGGCGCTGCCCCTGCTGGAAAGCGGCGCGGCGGATGCGGCGGGCCTGGGGACCCGGCAACTGGCGCTGGCCTGCGCCTCGCACAGCGGCGCGCGGATGCATGCCCAAGGGGTGCGGGACTGGCTGCACGGGCTGGGGATGGCCGAGGGCGATCTGCGCTGCGGGACGCATATGCCCTGGGACGCGGCGGAAAACCGGCGGCTGACCTGCTCGGACGAGGCGCCCTGCCAGTTCCACAACAACTGCTCGGGCAAGCACGCGGGCTTCCTGACCTGGAACCGCCACCACAAGGGCGATGTCGAATATCACCTGCCCGAGCATCCGCTGCAGCAGGCCATCCGTGCCGCGACCGAGGAGGTCACGGGCGAAAACGTCGCGGGCACCGGCATCGACGGCTGCTCGGCCCCGAACTTCGCGGTTTCGATCGCTGGGCTGGCCCGGGCGATGGCGGGCTTTGCCTCGCCCGCGGGGGACGGGCGCGGCCGCGCCATGCGGCGGCTGACCGACGCGATGGCAATGCACCCCGAACTTGTCGCGGGCGAGGGGCGGGCCTGCACCGACCTGATGCGCGCCATGGGTGGCCGCGTCGCGGTCAAGACCGGGGCCGAGGCGGTCTTTGTCGCCATCGCGCCGGAACGGGGCCTCGGCATCGCGCTGAAGGTCACGGATGGCGGCACGCGGGGGTCCGAGGCCGCCATCACTGCGCTGCTGGTCCATCATGGTCTGCTGGACGCCAACCATCCGGCGGTCGGCAAATACCTGACCGGCCCGATCCGCAACTGGCGCGGAACCGAGGTCGCGGAGCGGCGGCTGGCAGAGGGATTCGCGGGGTTCTGA
- the gdhA gene encoding NADP-specific glutamate dehydrogenase: MARIDEKLQHILTTVMERNAGEPEFHQAVIEVMESLGRVVAKHPEYLEEGLIERICEPERQIIFRVPWIDDQDRVQINRGFRVQFNSALGPYKGGIRFHPSVNVGIIKFLGFEQTFKNALTTMPIGGGKGGSDFDPKGRSDREIMRFCQSFMLELHRHLGEYTDVPAGDIGVGGREIGYMFGQYKRLTNRYEAGVLTGKGLSYGGSRARPEATGYGTVFFVRSMLKAMGEDFEGKTAVVSGSGNVATFAIEKLQEYGAKVVACSDSSGYVVDENGIDLDLLREIKEKRRGRISEYARIKGTGTYFIEAAKGTIWDVPCQIALPCATQNELTGRHARTLIKNGAQVVAEGANMPCTPDAVDTLRRGDVLYAPGKAANAGGVATSALEMQQNASRDSWTFEETVERLDDIMTNIHDVCAETAEEYGAPGDYVLGANIAGFVRVAEAMRALGVI; this comes from the coding sequence ATGGCGCGCATCGACGAGAAACTTCAGCATATCCTGACCACGGTCATGGAACGCAACGCGGGCGAGCCCGAATTCCACCAGGCCGTGATCGAGGTCATGGAAAGCCTTGGCCGCGTCGTCGCCAAGCATCCCGAATACCTGGAGGAAGGGCTAATCGAGCGCATCTGCGAGCCCGAGCGCCAGATCATCTTCCGCGTTCCGTGGATCGACGACCAGGACCGCGTCCAGATCAACCGCGGCTTCCGGGTCCAGTTCAACTCGGCCCTTGGCCCCTACAAGGGGGGCATCCGCTTCCACCCCTCGGTGAACGTGGGCATCATCAAGTTCCTGGGCTTCGAGCAGACCTTCAAGAACGCGCTGACCACCATGCCCATCGGCGGCGGCAAGGGCGGGTCCGACTTCGACCCCAAGGGCCGCAGCGACCGCGAGATCATGCGCTTCTGCCAGTCCTTCATGCTGGAACTGCACCGTCACCTCGGCGAATACACTGACGTCCCCGCGGGTGACATCGGCGTGGGCGGGCGCGAGATCGGCTACATGTTCGGGCAATACAAGCGCCTGACCAACCGCTACGAGGCGGGCGTTCTGACCGGCAAGGGCCTGTCCTACGGCGGCTCGCGCGCCCGTCCCGAGGCCACGGGCTATGGCACGGTCTTCTTTGTCCGCTCGATGCTGAAGGCCATGGGCGAGGATTTCGAAGGCAAGACCGCAGTCGTCTCCGGCTCGGGCAATGTCGCGACCTTCGCCATCGAGAAGCTGCAGGAATACGGCGCCAAGGTCGTCGCCTGTTCCGATTCCAGCGGCTATGTCGTGGATGAGAACGGCATTGACCTCGATCTCCTGCGCGAGATCAAGGAAAAGCGCCGCGGCCGGATTTCCGAATACGCCCGCATCAAGGGCACGGGAACGTATTTCATCGAGGCCGCCAAGGGCACGATCTGGGACGTCCCCTGCCAGATCGCGCTGCCCTGCGCCACCCAGAACGAACTGACCGGGCGCCACGCCAGGACGCTGATCAAGAATGGCGCCCAGGTGGTGGCCGAGGGCGCCAACATGCCCTGCACCCCCGATGCGGTGGACACGCTGCGCCGGGGCGACGTGCTTTACGCCCCCGGCAAGGCCGCGAACGCGGGCGGCGTCGCCACTTCGGCGCTGGAAATGCAGCAGAATGCCTCGCGCGACAGCTGGACCTTCGAGGAAACGGTGGAACGGCTGGACGACATCATGACCAACATCCACGATGTCTGCGCCGAAACCGCCGAGGAATACGGCGCCCCCGGCGACTATGTCCTTGGCGCCAACATCGCAGGCTTCGTCCGCGTGGCCGAGGCGATGCGCGCCCTGGGCGTCATCTGA
- a CDS encoding invasion associated locus B family protein — MTKPIFNLGLVAAALMAVAAPALAAEPRVLGSQGDWTAFIGDDPKECWAVSPPKSTRNTDAEGNPREVTRSDIRLYVAYRPGQNGEVSFQGGYPFAPDSTVDVSIGGQTFKLFTEGENAWTGSPDEDAKLISALRAGSEVVVKGRSSRGTNTADTFSLSGITAMTNSARDNCR, encoded by the coding sequence ATGACGAAACCCATCTTCAACCTCGGCCTTGTGGCCGCCGCGCTGATGGCGGTTGCCGCCCCCGCGCTTGCGGCCGAGCCGAGGGTGCTGGGCAGCCAGGGGGACTGGACCGCGTTCATCGGCGACGACCCCAAGGAATGCTGGGCCGTTTCTCCGCCCAAGTCCACCCGCAACACCGATGCCGAGGGCAATCCGCGCGAGGTGACGCGCAGCGACATCCGCCTGTATGTCGCCTATCGCCCCGGCCAGAACGGCGAGGTATCGTTCCAGGGCGGCTATCCCTTTGCCCCCGATTCCACCGTGGACGTGAGCATCGGCGGACAGACATTCAAGCTGTTCACCGAGGGCGAGAACGCCTGGACCGGCTCGCCCGACGAGGATGCCAAGCTGATCAGCGCGCTGCGCGCAGGCTCCGAGGTGGTGGTCAAGGGCCGGTCCAGCCGTGGCACCAACACGGCGGACACCTTCTCGCTGTCGGGCATCACCGCGATGACGAACTCGGCGCGTGACAACTGCCGCTGA
- the fabA gene encoding bifunctional 3-hydroxydecanoyl-ACP dehydratase/trans-2-decenoyl-ACP isomerase, whose translation MAMEQTRFDKGDLLACARGELFGPGNAQLPEPPMLMMDRITDISEDGGAHGKGHVVAEFDITPDLWFFACHFPGNPIMPGCLGLDGLWQLTGFNLGWRGWQGRGYALGVGEVKLTGMVRPDRKLLTYKVDFTKAVQTRRLTMGVADGIVEADGEVIYQVKDMKVALSES comes from the coding sequence ATGGCGATGGAACAGACCCGCTTCGACAAGGGCGACCTTCTGGCCTGCGCGCGGGGCGAGCTGTTCGGCCCCGGCAACGCGCAACTGCCGGAACCCCCGATGCTGATGATGGACCGCATCACCGACATCAGCGAGGACGGCGGCGCCCATGGCAAGGGCCATGTCGTGGCCGAGTTCGACATCACCCCCGACTTGTGGTTCTTCGCCTGCCACTTCCCCGGCAACCCGATCATGCCGGGCTGCCTTGGCCTTGACGGGCTGTGGCAACTGACCGGCTTCAACCTGGGCTGGCGCGGCTGGCAGGGCCGTGGCTATGCGCTGGGGGTGGGCGAGGTCAAGCTGACCGGCATGGTCCGGCCCGACCGCAAGCTGCTGACCTACAAGGTCGATTTCACCAAGGCGGTGCAGACCCGTCGGCTGACCATGGGCGTCGCCGACGGCATCGTGGAAGCCGATGGCGAGGTCATCTACCAGGTCAAGGACATGAAGGTCGCTCTTTCCGAGAGCTGA
- a CDS encoding DUF1045 domain-containing protein, translating to MKRFAVYYAPRPGDLAARTAAWLGWNPETRREVTQPDLPALLCPPAELTRDPRKYGFHGTIRAPFRLAEGISPADATAAVEALAARLSPVTCDGLQIEDLHGFLALIPQGCDDALQALAAAVVEGTDHLRAPLTDTEIARRKPDRLSPRQRELLHRWGYPFVMEEFQFHLTLTDSLPEAERAPVMAALQEHLSPVLPRPFAIEDLCLFGEDRDGRFHLLHRAALSG from the coding sequence ATGAAACGCTTCGCCGTCTATTATGCCCCGCGCCCTGGTGACCTCGCCGCCCGCACTGCCGCCTGGCTGGGCTGGAACCCCGAAACACGGCGCGAGGTCACGCAACCCGATCTGCCCGCCCTGCTCTGTCCGCCGGCTGAACTGACGCGCGATCCGCGGAAATACGGCTTCCACGGCACAATCCGCGCGCCTTTCCGGCTGGCCGAGGGCATCAGCCCGGCCGATGCAACGGCAGCGGTCGAGGCACTGGCGGCGCGGCTTTCCCCCGTGACCTGCGACGGGCTGCAGATCGAGGATCTGCACGGCTTCCTCGCCCTGATCCCTCAAGGCTGCGACGACGCGCTGCAGGCCCTTGCTGCCGCGGTGGTCGAGGGCACCGACCACCTCCGCGCGCCTCTCACGGACACAGAGATCGCCCGCCGCAAGCCTGACCGGCTCTCCCCCCGCCAGCGCGAGCTGCTGCACCGCTGGGGCTATCCCTTTGTCATGGAGGAGTTCCAGTTCCACCTGACCCTGACCGACAGCCTGCCCGAAGCCGAGCGCGCCCCGGTCATGGCGGCCCTGCAGGAGCACCTGTCCCCGGTCCTGCCCCGCCCCTTCGCGATCGAGGACCTCTGCCTCTTCGGCGAGGACCGGGACGGCCGCTTCCACCTGCTGCACCGCGCGGCCCTTTCGGGCTGA
- a CDS encoding glycosyltransferase family 2 protein, protein MDAFLASPGDHLRRGPIAVILIEDRVEVAATLAHHMTLGFRKILALSPEPLPPSDLPDDPKSRVLNLLFDVRAGGAHIRSVNAVIAAVPADTWLYYGYNAEFLFYPFSETRAVGEMLAFHAEERRRGMLTYVIDLYAPDLGRYPNAVSMDEAMFDRTGYYALGRSDRSGGVKDRQLDFYGGLRWRLEEHLPSDRRRIDRIALFRTEKDLRLLPDHRLSIEEYNTYACPWHNNLTAAVASFRVAKALARNPGSREQIRDFTWRNSEPFRWTSQQLMEQGLMEPGQWF, encoded by the coding sequence CTGGACGCCTTTCTGGCCAGTCCCGGCGATCACCTGCGTCGCGGTCCCATTGCCGTCATCCTGATCGAAGACCGCGTCGAGGTCGCGGCGACGCTGGCCCACCACATGACCCTAGGCTTCAGGAAGATCCTCGCGCTGTCGCCCGAACCCCTGCCGCCGTCCGACCTGCCCGACGATCCCAAGAGCCGGGTGCTGAATCTTCTGTTCGATGTTCGCGCCGGCGGCGCCCATATCCGGTCCGTCAATGCGGTGATCGCCGCCGTTCCCGCCGACACGTGGCTCTATTACGGCTACAACGCCGAGTTCCTGTTCTATCCCTTTTCGGAAACCCGCGCCGTGGGCGAGATGCTGGCCTTCCATGCCGAGGAACGCAGGCGGGGGATGCTGACCTATGTCATCGACCTTTATGCCCCCGACCTGGGCCGCTATCCGAACGCCGTCAGCATGGACGAGGCGATGTTCGACCGCACCGGCTATTACGCGCTGGGGCGGTCCGACCGTAGCGGGGGGGTCAAGGACCGGCAGCTCGACTTCTACGGCGGACTGCGCTGGCGGCTGGAGGAGCATCTGCCCTCCGACCGTCGCCGCATCGATCGCATCGCCTTGTTCCGAACCGAAAAGGACCTGCGGCTGCTGCCCGACCACCGGCTGTCGATCGAGGAATACAACACCTATGCCTGCCCCTGGCACAACAACCTGACGGCCGCGGTGGCGTCCTTCCGGGTGGCCAAGGCTTTGGCGCGCAACCCCGGCTCGCGCGAGCAGATCCGGGATTTCACCTGGCGCAACTCGGAACCCTTCCGCTGGACCTCGCAGCAGTTGATGGAGCAGGGGCTGATGGAACCGGGGCAGTGGTTCTGA
- the rlmN gene encoding 23S rRNA (adenine(2503)-C(2))-methyltransferase RlmN, producing the protein MTTPVPEARADAPIVQDLRTIPRRPEAGGRVNIVGLTREQLRAALVEAGTPERQARMRVGQIWQWVYHWGLRDFGAMTNLAKDYRAFLAERFEIALPEVVTRQISGDGTRKYLLRIAGGHEVETVYIPEEGRGTLCVSSQVGCTLTCSFCHTGTQKLVRNLTTGEIVGQLMVVRDDLGEWPEPGAPKDETRLVSNLVLMGMGEPLYNFDNVRDAMKVVMDGEGLSLSRRRITLSTSGVVPEIARTAEEIGCQLAVSFHATTNPVRDRLVPINKRWNIDELLAALREYPRLSNSERITFEYVMLDGVNDTDEDARRLIRLIRGIPAKINLIPFNEWPGAPYKRSSWERIEAFADIIYKAGYASPIRTPRGEDIMAACGQLKSATERGRKSAAQVAAEAGV; encoded by the coding sequence ATGACGACGCCTGTTCCCGAAGCCCGTGCCGATGCGCCGATCGTGCAGGATCTGCGGACGATCCCGCGCAGGCCGGAAGCCGGCGGGCGCGTCAACATCGTCGGGCTGACGCGCGAGCAGCTTCGCGCGGCGCTGGTCGAGGCGGGAACGCCCGAGCGGCAGGCGCGGATGCGCGTGGGCCAGATCTGGCAGTGGGTCTATCACTGGGGCCTGCGCGATTTCGGCGCGATGACGAATCTCGCCAAGGACTACCGCGCCTTTCTGGCGGAACGGTTCGAGATCGCCCTGCCCGAGGTCGTCACCCGCCAGATCAGCGGCGACGGCACCCGCAAGTACCTGCTGCGGATCGCAGGCGGGCATGAGGTCGAGACGGTCTATATCCCCGAGGAAGGCCGGGGCACGCTCTGCGTGTCGTCGCAGGTCGGCTGCACGCTGACCTGTTCCTTCTGCCACACGGGGACACAGAAACTGGTCCGCAACCTCACGACGGGCGAGATCGTCGGCCAGTTGATGGTCGTGCGCGACGACCTGGGCGAATGGCCGGAACCCGGCGCGCCCAAGGACGAGACGCGGCTGGTCTCGAACCTGGTGCTGATGGGCATGGGCGAGCCGCTTTACAACTTCGACAACGTGCGGGACGCGATGAAGGTGGTGATGGACGGCGAGGGGCTGTCGCTGTCGCGCCGCCGCATCACGCTGTCCACCTCGGGCGTCGTGCCCGAGATCGCGCGGACGGCCGAAGAGATCGGCTGCCAGCTTGCGGTCAGCTTCCACGCGACCACCAACCCGGTGCGGGACAGGCTGGTTCCGATCAACAAGCGCTGGAACATCGACGAGCTGCTGGCTGCCCTGCGCGAATACCCGCGCCTGTCGAACAGCGAACGGATCACCTTTGAATATGTGATGCTCGATGGCGTGAACGACACCGATGAGGACGCGCGCCGCCTGATCCGGCTGATCCGCGGCATTCCGGCCAAGATCAACCTGATCCCCTTCAACGAATGGCCGGGCGCGCCCTACAAGCGGTCCTCGTGGGAGCGGATCGAGGCTTTCGCGGACATCATCTACAAGGCCGGCTACGCCTCGCCCATCCGCACGCCGCGAGGCGAGGACATCATGGCCGCCTGCGGGCAGTTGAAATCGGCCACGGAACGCGGCCGCAAGTCGGCGGCTCAGGTCGCGGCCGAGGCCGGGGTCTGA